One genomic segment of Lysobacter sp. 5GHs7-4 includes these proteins:
- a CDS encoding ATP-binding protein, with product MRAWLGTLSIRRQLWALFGLLLLTGATVLVIDEIAQYRARESLLALRDDSLRGLRRIKMVSDAYGLDVVDTTFRVRNHLVPWREGVATIDGARKRIDESWTILAKLPRTPEEEVHFRAAGQARVAADAATAELRAILLREDMPALGRFADTRLYPSIDPLTQRLKLLSDLALVEADRVVHADIVRSRRASALRIGLSVLALLIVAAIGRQVLRNAYRGVESLTWLARRMREHDYTATPRHEPRGELALVMQSFMEMRRDVLGFENELTGQLIRNERTRAELERREHFQRSLLDAAQTAIVAVDAQGRFTLVNPFAERLLGWQATELLARERLHALFESKALQTLAYELGDRLGRPVQADWTALRELASMRAAPREAMLRHRNGTWVPALLAVSALVEPGGGDGGLLLVAADLSAIRRLERELRASEARAQEASRAKSSFLAAMSHEIRTPMIGVTGMIEVLAHSRLDADQRRALNVIQQSSASLLQIIGDILDFSKIEAGRLELSPTAVALPALLRSTVANYAGAASSKGLNLLCEVDARIGPAHRADGLRLRQIVSNFLSNALKFTSEGLVQAALEWESSAKDADGHVRDTLCFRVTDTGIGVGAEQQRHLFQPFSQAEGDTTRRYGGTGLGLAICRRLAELMGGDVSMESSPGLGTSMRLRVTLARAPESELPADPEHGDVPAVLAPRPLPSLEQAERERSLVLLADDHPTNRLVIARQLALAGYASEAAEDGLQALERWRSGRYALLLSDVHMPGLDGYDLTRAIREVERAQGLARTPIVALTASALKGEAERCLAAGMDDYLAKPVSVPVLVTCLQRWLPHTVPDADASAMGIADTDPADVAAPIASPLPQLAQAQVLDVQVLNALTGGSDAEARSLLAEFLDATVQDLQALHAARVDGDTIALTRQAHKIKGAARMVGAAELAQAGGALEAAGRAGDWPAILPLAADLDTALQRLRLVVAASA from the coding sequence ATGCGCGCCTGGTTGGGCACGCTCAGCATCCGGCGCCAGCTGTGGGCGCTGTTCGGCCTGCTGCTGCTGACCGGCGCGACGGTGCTGGTCATCGACGAGATCGCCCAGTACCGCGCGCGCGAATCGCTGCTGGCGTTGCGCGACGATTCGCTGCGCGGCCTGCGCCGGATCAAGATGGTGTCCGACGCCTACGGCCTGGACGTGGTCGACACCACCTTCCGCGTACGTAACCACCTGGTGCCCTGGCGCGAAGGCGTGGCCACCATCGACGGCGCGCGCAAGCGCATCGACGAGAGCTGGACGATCCTGGCGAAGCTGCCGCGCACGCCCGAGGAAGAGGTGCATTTCCGCGCCGCGGGCCAGGCGCGCGTGGCCGCCGACGCCGCCACCGCCGAGTTGCGCGCGATCCTGCTGCGCGAGGACATGCCGGCGCTGGGGCGATTCGCCGACACCCGCCTGTACCCGTCCATCGATCCGCTGACCCAGCGCCTGAAGCTGTTGTCCGATCTGGCGCTGGTGGAAGCCGACCGCGTGGTGCATGCCGACATCGTGCGCAGCCGGCGCGCCAGCGCGCTGCGCATCGGTCTGTCGGTGCTGGCGCTGCTGATCGTCGCCGCGATCGGGCGCCAGGTGCTGCGCAACGCCTACCGCGGCGTCGAAAGCCTGACCTGGCTGGCGCGGCGCATGCGCGAGCACGACTACACCGCCACGCCCAGGCACGAGCCGCGCGGCGAGCTGGCGCTGGTGATGCAGTCCTTCATGGAGATGCGCCGCGACGTGCTGGGCTTCGAGAACGAGCTGACCGGCCAGCTGATTCGCAACGAGCGCACGCGCGCCGAGCTGGAGCGGCGCGAGCACTTCCAGCGCTCGCTGCTGGACGCGGCGCAGACCGCGATCGTCGCGGTCGACGCGCAGGGCCGCTTCACCCTGGTCAATCCTTTCGCCGAGCGCCTGCTGGGCTGGCAGGCCACCGAACTGCTCGCGCGCGAACGCCTGCATGCCTTGTTCGAATCCAAGGCGCTGCAGACGCTGGCCTACGAACTGGGCGACCGCCTGGGCCGGCCGGTGCAGGCCGACTGGACCGCGCTGCGCGAGCTGGCCTCGATGCGCGCCGCGCCGCGCGAGGCGATGCTGCGCCATCGCAACGGCACCTGGGTGCCGGCGCTGCTGGCGGTGTCGGCGCTGGTCGAGCCCGGCGGCGGCGACGGCGGACTGCTGCTGGTGGCCGCCGACCTCAGCGCGATCCGCCGCCTCGAACGCGAGCTGCGCGCCAGCGAGGCGCGCGCGCAGGAGGCCAGCCGCGCCAAGTCCTCGTTCCTGGCCGCGATGAGCCACGAGATCCGCACGCCGATGATCGGTGTGACCGGCATGATCGAAGTGCTCGCGCATTCGCGCCTGGACGCCGACCAGCGCCGCGCGCTCAACGTCATCCAGCAGTCGTCGGCGTCGCTGCTGCAGATCATCGGCGACATCCTGGATTTTTCGAAGATCGAGGCCGGCCGCCTGGAGCTGTCGCCGACCGCGGTGGCGCTGCCGGCGCTGTTGCGCAGCACGGTCGCCAACTACGCCGGCGCGGCGTCGAGCAAGGGACTGAACCTGTTGTGCGAAGTCGATGCGCGCATCGGGCCGGCGCATCGCGCCGACGGGTTGCGGCTGCGGCAGATCGTGAGCAATTTCCTGTCCAACGCGCTCAAGTTCACCAGCGAAGGCCTGGTGCAGGCCGCGCTGGAATGGGAGTCGAGCGCCAAGGACGCCGACGGCCACGTGCGCGACACCCTGTGCTTTCGCGTCACCGACACCGGCATCGGCGTCGGCGCGGAGCAGCAGCGGCATTTGTTCCAGCCCTTCAGCCAGGCCGAAGGCGACACCACGCGCCGTTACGGCGGTACCGGCCTGGGGCTGGCGATCTGTCGGCGCCTGGCCGAGCTGATGGGCGGCGACGTGAGCATGGAAAGCAGCCCCGGCCTGGGCACCAGCATGCGCCTGCGCGTGACCCTGGCGCGCGCGCCGGAATCCGAATTGCCGGCCGATCCCGAGCACGGCGACGTGCCGGCCGTGCTCGCGCCGCGTCCCTTGCCCAGCCTGGAGCAGGCCGAGCGCGAGCGCAGCCTGGTGCTGCTGGCCGACGACCATCCGACCAACCGCCTGGTGATCGCGCGCCAACTGGCGCTGGCAGGCTACGCCAGCGAGGCGGCCGAGGACGGCCTGCAGGCCTTGGAGCGCTGGCGCAGCGGCCGCTACGCCTTGCTCTTGTCCGACGTGCACATGCCCGGCCTGGACGGCTACGACCTGACGCGCGCGATCCGCGAGGTCGAGCGGGCGCAAGGTCTGGCGCGCACACCGATCGTGGCCCTGACCGCGTCGGCGCTGAAGGGCGAGGCCGAGCGCTGCCTGGCCGCGGGCATGGACGACTACCTGGCCAAACCGGTGTCGGTGCCGGTGCTGGTGACCTGCCTGCAACGCTGGTTGCCGCATACCGTGCCCGACGCGGATGCCTCCGCCATGGGCATAGCCGACACGGACCCGGCCGACGTGGCCGCGCCCATCGCGTCGCCGCTGCCGCAGCTGGCCCAGGCGCAGGTGCTGGACGTGCAGGTCTTGAACGCGCTCACCGGCGGATCGGACGCCGAAGCGCGCAGCTTGCTCGCCGAGTTTCTCGACGCGACCGTGCAGGACTTGCAGGCGCTGCACGCCGCGCGCGTGGACGGCGACACCATCGCGCTGACGCGCCAGGCACACAAAATCAAGGGCGCCGCGCGCATGGTCGGTGCCGCCGAGCTCGCTCAGGCCGGCGGCGCCCTGGAAGCGGCCGGCCGCGCCGGCGACTGGCCGGCGATCCTGCCGCTGGCGGCGGATCTGGACACCGCCTTGCAGCGCCTGCGGCTGGTCGTGGCCGCCTCGGCTTGA